The Bifidobacterium eulemuris genome includes a window with the following:
- a CDS encoding ABC transporter substrate-binding protein, with protein sequence MRTMKNLKSLAALVAGTAMLLSVVACGTTDESAADADGSSATIESFDVSSIEKDDDIAALLPESVTSDGKLTFGMETSYAPAEFLAEDGRTPVGYDVDLSRALGMVLGMEVEDVISTFDTIIPSVGSKVDVGMSSFTITPERMEAVDFVSYYKAGSTWVVPAGNPKDFDSANLCGLKIAVQTGTTQEEEINAANEQCPADSKIEILSSKQQTDVTTNVVTGKAVAFYADSPIAGYAISQTDGQLEALGEDVGVIKQGIAIAKGDTATAEAMQKAMQKLMDDGVYAQILDHWGVSSGAIDKAEINPTDIEQ encoded by the coding sequence ATGCGAACCATGAAGAACCTGAAATCGCTGGCGGCGTTGGTCGCCGGCACCGCCATGCTGCTGTCCGTCGTCGCATGCGGCACCACCGATGAGTCGGCTGCCGACGCCGATGGGTCGTCCGCCACAATCGAAAGCTTCGACGTGTCGTCCATCGAGAAGGACGACGATATCGCCGCCCTGCTGCCCGAATCGGTGACCTCCGACGGCAAGCTCACCTTCGGTATGGAGACCTCGTACGCGCCGGCTGAATTCCTGGCCGAGGACGGCAGGACTCCGGTCGGCTACGATGTGGACCTGAGCCGCGCCTTGGGCATGGTGCTCGGCATGGAGGTGGAGGATGTCATCTCCACCTTCGACACGATCATCCCTTCGGTCGGCTCCAAAGTGGACGTCGGCATGAGCTCCTTCACCATCACCCCCGAGCGCATGGAAGCCGTGGATTTCGTGAGCTACTACAAAGCCGGATCGACCTGGGTCGTTCCCGCCGGCAATCCCAAGGACTTCGACTCCGCCAATCTGTGCGGGCTGAAAATCGCCGTGCAGACCGGCACCACGCAGGAGGAGGAAATCAACGCGGCCAACGAACAGTGCCCGGCCGACTCCAAAATCGAGATCCTCTCCTCCAAACAACAGACCGATGTGACCACGAACGTCGTCACCGGCAAGGCGGTCGCCTTCTATGCCGATTCCCCGATCGCCGGCTATGCGATCTCGCAGACCGACGGCCAGCTCGAGGCGCTGGGCGAAGACGTCGGCGTCATCAAGCAGGGCATCGCCATCGCCAAAGGCGATACCGCCACCGCCGAAGCTATGCAGAAAGCCATGCAGAAACTGATGGACGACGGCGTGTACGCCCAGATTCTCGACCACTGGGGCGTGAGCTCCGGCGCCATCGACAAAGCCGAGATCAATCCCACGGATATCGAGCAGTAA
- a CDS encoding glycoside hydrolase family 88 protein, with the protein MTCEHITSTNRHAAANISDLIGGDDRAWAEAQLPKLAAKFAAERDRVGDRIPYIAQDGLYREFEDETFIRWWTNGFWPGILWQMRHATGDEAYTAPARGVEAKLDRVFDDNDTDHDAGFIWLLSAVADWRATGDERSRTRGLHAAGLLAGRFNPVGRFLRAWNERGREGWAIIDSMMNIPLLFWATRETDDPRYAQVATMHADTLLEHVVRPDGSCSHIVCFDPLTGEFEDNPGGQGYESGSAWTRGQAWAIYGFALAARNSGEGRYLDAAKRVAHYFCANVALSGDLTPIDFRQPAEPEYRDALAAVIAACGLMEVAEQVPELESALYARWAVRILKAVEAEWCDWDPAHDGLVRCCSGSYHSEPDREVPMVYGDYYYVEAVLRLAGKAMRLWDAD; encoded by the coding sequence ATGACCTGCGAACACATCACATCCACGAATCGGCACGCCGCCGCGAACATCAGCGACCTCATCGGCGGCGACGACCGTGCGTGGGCCGAGGCGCAACTGCCCAAACTCGCTGCGAAATTCGCCGCCGAACGCGACCGCGTCGGCGACAGAATCCCCTATATCGCGCAGGATGGGCTATACCGCGAATTCGAGGACGAGACCTTCATTCGATGGTGGACGAACGGCTTTTGGCCGGGGATCCTCTGGCAGATGCGCCACGCCACCGGCGACGAGGCGTACACCGCGCCGGCGCGAGGCGTGGAGGCCAAGCTCGACCGCGTGTTCGACGACAACGACACCGACCACGACGCCGGCTTCATATGGCTGCTCTCGGCCGTGGCCGACTGGCGCGCCACCGGCGACGAGCGGTCCCGCACCCGCGGCCTGCATGCCGCCGGCCTCTTGGCCGGCCGCTTCAACCCGGTCGGTCGCTTCCTGCGCGCGTGGAACGAGCGGGGGCGCGAGGGGTGGGCCATCATCGACTCGATGATGAACATCCCGCTACTGTTCTGGGCCACGCGCGAGACCGACGACCCCCGCTACGCGCAGGTGGCGACCATGCACGCGGACACCCTGTTGGAGCATGTGGTGCGCCCCGACGGCTCCTGCAGCCACATCGTGTGCTTCGACCCGCTGACCGGCGAGTTCGAAGACAACCCCGGCGGCCAGGGCTACGAGTCCGGATCGGCTTGGACGCGCGGGCAGGCGTGGGCGATCTACGGATTCGCGCTCGCCGCCCGCAACAGCGGCGAGGGCCGGTATCTGGACGCCGCCAAGCGTGTGGCGCACTATTTCTGCGCCAATGTGGCGCTGAGCGGCGACCTGACGCCCATCGACTTCCGCCAGCCCGCCGAACCGGAGTATCGGGACGCGTTGGCGGCGGTGATCGCCGCCTGCGGTTTGATGGAGGTCGCCGAGCAGGTGCCGGAGTTGGAGAGCGCGCTGTACGCGCGCTGGGCCGTGCGCATCCTCAAGGCCGTGGAAGCCGAATGGTGTGACTGGGATCCCGCGCATGACGGCTTGGTGCGGTGCTGCTCCGGCTCGTACCACAGCGAACCGGACCGCGAGGTGCCCATGGTGTATGGCGACTACTATTACGTCGAAGCCGTGCTGCGCCTGGCCGGCAAAGCCATGCGCCTGTGGGACGCCGACTAG
- a CDS encoding pseudouridine synthase: MVGKRHRYVVEEPRIPFECEVLYEDERIIVVDKPHFLATTPRGMWYRETALIRLRERYDEPDIVPAHRLDRLTAGVVVFVRDPAARGAYQMLFQNRQAVKTYECLAACRPVATPRFGTVTRLEPPRPFPLLRRSHITKDRGILQAYEEPGVVNAETLIERDGMAFVRRSDASGECDGDGRSDRGVGSGVAGMVGGVGIRRCMPAENHAPVCRYVLHPRTGKTHQLRVHMNSLGLPILGDDFYPRIIERAYDDFSQPLELVARRLEFTDPITGEPRDFVSRVPLAACSSSS; the protein is encoded by the coding sequence ATGGTTGGGAAACGACATCGGTATGTGGTTGAGGAGCCTCGGATTCCGTTTGAATGCGAGGTGTTGTACGAGGATGAGCGGATCATCGTCGTGGACAAGCCGCATTTTCTGGCGACGACTCCGCGCGGCATGTGGTATCGCGAGACGGCGCTGATTCGGTTGCGCGAGCGGTATGACGAGCCGGATATCGTTCCGGCGCATCGGTTGGACCGGCTCACGGCCGGCGTGGTGGTGTTTGTGCGCGATCCCGCGGCGCGCGGCGCGTATCAGATGCTGTTCCAGAACCGGCAGGCGGTCAAAACCTATGAATGTCTGGCGGCATGCCGTCCGGTGGCGACGCCGCGCTTCGGCACGGTGACGCGGCTTGAGCCGCCCCGGCCGTTCCCGCTGCTGCGCCGCTCGCATATCACCAAGGATCGCGGCATCCTGCAGGCATATGAGGAGCCGGGCGTCGTGAACGCGGAGACCCTGATCGAACGCGACGGCATGGCGTTCGTGCGTCGTTCAGACGCGTCGGGGGAGTGCGACGGAGACGGCCGTTCCGATAGAGGCGTCGGTTCCGGTGTCGCTGGCATGGTTGGCGGCGTTGGCATAAGACGCTGTATGCCGGCGGAAAATCACGCACCGGTCTGCCGGTATGTGCTGCATCCTCGCACAGGCAAAACGCATCAGCTGCGCGTGCATATGAACTCGCTGGGACTGCCGATTCTCGGCGATGACTTCTACCCACGTATCATCGAGCGCGCCTACGATGACTTCAGCCAGCCGCTGGAACTGGTGGCCCGCCGCTTGGAATTCACCGACCCCATCACCGGCGAGCCGCGTGACTTCGTCTCGCGCGTCCCGCTAGCGGCGTGTTCTTCGTCATCCTGA
- a CDS encoding CHAP domain-containing protein: MNSWSRVTRSAAAVIATAGLCMAGLLMSPAPEAQADTYSDLVNAQNQHASSAQREAELREQLAGVNEELAEKIIQLDNLTNTQIPAAQEKVTQANEDAASAQSEADAAAERLAAAQKDKEELEAQIEQTGEDYDDAHAAVAQLAREDMHGSDASDLMSVVTGSTSTEEFINSMQSRDALSRNEANAASSAAETLNTSMNRSERLAAIEKQISELKTKADEKAATAQTAATTAQQERDELDALRQQGEEQRAELESMQDQLDSEAAQQAAQTVLLQSQIDSYNRQWQQEQAAASGTVNGGTQGTTSGGNTSGSTGGSTGGNATSGTGSSSSGSSSGSASSGSAGTSSSGQGTSNGDYGNAYYAGQCTYWAYERRRQMGIGTPSYLGNGGEWYRTAPSYGLRVDHNPQVGAALSFLPGQDGADGVFGHVAVVEAVYSDGTFLISEMNWGGPWIMHYRTLTNNGQYWFVH, from the coding sequence ATGAACAGCTGGTCCCGCGTGACTCGTTCGGCCGCCGCCGTCATAGCCACCGCCGGTTTATGCATGGCCGGACTGTTGATGTCTCCGGCGCCTGAAGCGCAGGCCGACACCTACAGCGATCTGGTCAACGCGCAGAACCAGCATGCCTCCAGCGCCCAGCGCGAGGCCGAACTGCGCGAACAGCTCGCCGGCGTGAACGAGGAACTCGCGGAGAAGATCATCCAACTGGACAATCTGACCAACACGCAGATCCCCGCCGCGCAGGAGAAGGTCACCCAGGCGAACGAGGACGCCGCCTCCGCCCAATCCGAGGCCGATGCCGCCGCCGAGCGTCTCGCCGCCGCCCAGAAGGATAAGGAAGAGCTCGAGGCGCAGATCGAGCAGACCGGCGAGGACTACGATGACGCGCATGCGGCCGTGGCCCAGCTGGCCCGCGAGGACATGCACGGATCCGACGCCTCGGATCTGATGAGCGTGGTCACCGGCTCCACCAGCACCGAGGAGTTCATCAACTCGATGCAGTCGCGCGACGCGCTCTCGCGCAATGAGGCGAACGCCGCCTCATCCGCAGCGGAGACGTTGAATACGTCGATGAACCGCAGCGAACGCCTTGCCGCCATCGAAAAGCAGATCAGCGAACTGAAGACCAAGGCCGACGAGAAGGCCGCGACCGCGCAGACTGCCGCCACCACGGCCCAGCAGGAGCGCGACGAACTGGACGCGCTGCGCCAGCAGGGCGAGGAACAGCGCGCCGAACTGGAAAGCATGCAGGACCAGCTGGACAGCGAAGCGGCCCAGCAGGCCGCGCAAACCGTGCTGCTGCAGTCGCAGATCGACTCCTACAACCGCCAGTGGCAGCAGGAGCAGGCTGCGGCGTCCGGCACGGTCAATGGCGGCACCCAAGGCACCACCAGCGGTGGCAATACCAGTGGCAGCACTGGCGGCAGCACCGGCGGCAATGCGACAAGCGGCACAGGAAGCAGCAGCTCCGGCAGCTCCAGCGGCAGCGCCAGCAGCGGCTCCGCCGGCACCAGCAGCAGTGGCCAGGGCACCAGCAATGGCGATTACGGCAACGCCTACTATGCCGGCCAGTGCACATACTGGGCGTACGAACGCCGCCGCCAGATGGGCATCGGCACGCCCTCCTATTTGGGCAACGGCGGCGAATGGTATAGAACCGCGCCGAGCTACGGCCTGCGAGTGGACCACAATCCCCAAGTAGGCGCCGCGCTCTCCTTCTTGCCCGGACAGGACGGCGCCGACGGCGTTTTTGGCCATGTGGCCGTGGTGGAGGCCGTGTACAGCGACGGCACTTTCCTGATCTCCGAAATGAACTGGGGCGGCCCCTGGATCATGCACTACCGCACTCTGACCAACAACGGCCAGTACTGGTTCGTGCACTGA
- the smpB gene encoding SsrA-binding protein SmpB translates to MAKEQGVKPIAQNKKARHDYAIEDRYEAGLVLTGTEVKSLREGRASLAEAFITIDRRGEIWMEGANIPEYFNGTWNNHAPKRKRKLLLHAQQIAKLARQSEAKGYTIVPLSLYFKDGRAKVEIALARGKREFDKRQALREEQDKREALRAMRYANKRSR, encoded by the coding sequence ATGGCGAAGGAACAAGGCGTGAAGCCGATTGCGCAGAACAAGAAGGCGCGGCACGACTACGCCATCGAGGACCGTTACGAGGCCGGTCTGGTGCTCACCGGCACCGAAGTCAAATCGTTGCGTGAGGGACGCGCCTCGTTGGCCGAGGCGTTCATCACCATCGACCGCCGCGGGGAGATCTGGATGGAAGGCGCCAACATCCCCGAATACTTCAACGGCACGTGGAACAACCACGCGCCCAAGCGCAAGCGCAAGCTGCTGCTGCACGCCCAGCAGATCGCCAAACTCGCGCGCCAATCCGAGGCCAAAGGTTACACGATCGTGCCGTTGAGCCTGTACTTCAAAGACGGTCGCGCCAAGGTCGAGATCGCACTGGCGCGAGGCAAGCGCGAATTCGACAAGCGCCAGGCCCTGCGCGAGGAGCAGGACAAGCGCGAGGCCCTGCGCGCCATGCGCTACGCCAACAAGCGCTCGCGCTGA
- a CDS encoding amino acid ABC transporter ATP-binding protein codes for MMSATTPAIVAKQVHKAFGSTHVLKGVDLTVMPGTVTVILGPSGSGKSTFLRLINQLETLTGGTIEVEGELIGYAWVERGGRRVLQTLDDKQVAAQRAKLGMVFQKFNLFPHMTALENVMEAPVHVRHMNKSEARALALAELERVGLADRADYYPMELSGGQQQRVAIARALAMKPDIMLFDEPTSALDPELVGEVLAVMQSLAKDGMTMVCVTHEIGFAREVADQVVFMADGVVVEQGGPEIIDAPREPRFKDFLQHVL; via the coding sequence ATGATGAGCGCAACAACACCCGCCATCGTCGCCAAGCAGGTGCATAAGGCCTTCGGCTCGACCCACGTGCTCAAAGGCGTGGACCTGACCGTGATGCCCGGCACCGTCACCGTGATCCTCGGACCGTCGGGTTCTGGCAAATCCACCTTCCTGCGCCTGATCAACCAGTTGGAAACACTCACCGGCGGCACCATTGAGGTGGAAGGCGAACTGATCGGCTACGCGTGGGTCGAACGCGGCGGCCGGCGTGTGCTGCAGACGCTGGACGACAAGCAGGTCGCCGCCCAACGCGCCAAACTCGGCATGGTGTTCCAGAAATTCAATCTCTTCCCGCATATGACCGCGTTGGAGAACGTGATGGAAGCGCCGGTGCATGTGCGGCATATGAACAAATCCGAGGCCCGCGCCCTCGCGCTCGCCGAACTCGAACGGGTCGGACTGGCCGACCGCGCCGACTACTATCCGATGGAGCTCTCCGGCGGGCAGCAGCAGCGTGTGGCCATTGCGCGTGCGCTGGCCATGAAGCCCGACATCATGCTGTTCGACGAACCTACCTCGGCGCTGGATCCCGAACTGGTGGGCGAGGTGCTGGCCGTGATGCAGTCGCTCGCCAAAGACGGTATGACGATGGTGTGCGTGACGCACGAGATCGGTTTCGCCCGCGAGGTCGCCGACCAGGTCGTGTTCATGGCCGACGGCGTGGTGGTGGAGCAGGGCGGTCCCGAAATCATCGACGCGCCCCGCGAACCCCGTTTCAAGGACTTCCTTCAGCACGTTCTGTGA
- the glmS gene encoding glutamine--fructose-6-phosphate transaminase (isomerizing), with translation MCGIVGYAGNLETACDKPLEVCLQGLARLEYRGYDSAGVALTAPGMDHVEVRKKAGRLANLTEDIERRPMPQATVAIGHTRWATNGVPSDVNAHPHTSRDGKVAIIHNGIIENASQLRLDLQAEGYRFASKTDTEVAAKLLGKIVDAIIAEEGKPDLFKAVRRMARMLEGAFTILATDCRQPGIVVGARHDSPLVVGLGEGENFLGSDVAAFVAYTKHALEVGQDQCVCVSAENVVVNDFYGNVIENPATYTVDWDASAAEKGGWDSFMDKEIHEDPAAVQRTLLGRFDERGDITLDEVRIDDHDFKSIDKIIVIACGTAAYAGQVAKYAIEHWVRVPVEVELAHEFRYRDPILTPRTLVVAISQSGETMDTLMALRHAREQGSKVLAICNTQGASIPRESDAVLYTHAGPEVAVASTKAFVAQVTASYLLGLYLAQVKGAMFRDEIRQILDALKDMPAKIQWILDTQMTAVHEAAADMVDAHSFLFLGRHVGYPVAMEGALKLKEIAYTFTEGFAAGELKHGPIALVDEGEPVVFIVPPSHGRDVLHAKVLSGIEEVKARGAYIIAVAERGDKDVERYADVVFWRPECPTLLSPLVDVVPLQIFAMDMAKLKGYDVDKPRNLAKSVTVE, from the coding sequence ATGTGTGGAATCGTTGGATATGCAGGAAATCTGGAAACCGCGTGCGACAAGCCGCTTGAGGTGTGCCTCCAGGGACTGGCCCGATTGGAATACCGCGGATACGACTCGGCCGGCGTGGCGCTGACCGCCCCCGGCATGGACCATGTCGAAGTGCGCAAGAAGGCCGGACGGCTGGCCAATCTCACCGAAGACATCGAACGCCGCCCGATGCCGCAGGCCACCGTGGCGATCGGCCACACGCGTTGGGCCACCAACGGCGTGCCCTCCGACGTGAACGCGCATCCGCACACCAGCCGCGACGGCAAAGTCGCGATCATCCACAACGGCATCATCGAAAACGCCTCGCAACTGCGACTCGATCTGCAGGCCGAAGGCTACCGCTTCGCCTCCAAAACCGACACCGAAGTGGCCGCCAAACTGCTCGGCAAAATCGTGGATGCGATCATCGCCGAAGAAGGCAAGCCCGACCTGTTCAAGGCGGTGCGCCGCATGGCCCGCATGCTCGAAGGCGCGTTCACCATTCTGGCGACCGACTGCCGTCAGCCCGGCATCGTCGTGGGCGCTCGCCACGATTCGCCGCTGGTGGTGGGCCTGGGCGAAGGCGAGAACTTCCTCGGCTCCGATGTGGCCGCGTTCGTCGCCTACACCAAACACGCGCTCGAAGTGGGACAGGACCAGTGCGTGTGCGTGTCTGCCGAGAACGTGGTGGTGAACGACTTCTACGGCAACGTGATCGAGAATCCCGCCACCTACACCGTGGATTGGGACGCCTCGGCCGCCGAGAAGGGCGGTTGGGACTCGTTCATGGACAAGGAGATCCATGAGGATCCGGCCGCCGTGCAGCGCACGCTGTTGGGACGCTTCGACGAGCGCGGCGACATCACCCTCGACGAGGTGCGCATCGACGACCACGACTTCAAATCCATCGACAAGATCATCGTCATCGCCTGCGGCACCGCCGCCTACGCCGGGCAGGTGGCCAAATACGCCATCGAGCATTGGGTGCGCGTGCCCGTGGAGGTGGAGCTCGCCCACGAATTCCGCTACCGCGATCCGATCCTGACCCCGCGCACGCTGGTGGTGGCGATCTCGCAGTCCGGCGAGACGATGGATACGCTGATGGCCCTGCGCCACGCCCGCGAACAAGGCTCCAAAGTGCTGGCCATCTGCAATACGCAGGGCGCTTCGATCCCGCGCGAATCCGACGCGGTGCTCTACACGCACGCCGGTCCCGAAGTGGCCGTCGCCTCCACGAAGGCCTTCGTCGCGCAGGTCACCGCCTCCTATCTGCTGGGACTGTATCTCGCGCAGGTCAAAGGCGCGATGTTCCGCGACGAGATCCGTCAGATCCTCGACGCGCTCAAGGACATGCCCGCCAAAATCCAGTGGATCCTCGACACGCAGATGACCGCCGTGCACGAGGCCGCCGCCGATATGGTCGACGCGCATTCCTTCCTGTTCCTCGGCCGCCATGTAGGCTATCCCGTGGCGATGGAGGGCGCGCTCAAACTCAAGGAGATCGCCTACACCTTCACCGAAGGATTCGCCGCCGGAGAGCTCAAGCACGGGCCGATCGCCCTGGTGGACGAAGGCGAGCCCGTGGTGTTCATCGTGCCGCCCTCGCACGGCCGCGACGTGCTGCATGCCAAAGTGCTGTCCGGCATCGAAGAGGTCAAGGCCCGCGGCGCCTACATCATCGCCGTGGCGGAGCGTGGCGACAAGGATGTGGAGCGCTATGCGGACGTGGTGTTCTGGCGTCCCGAATGCCCGACTCTCCTGAGCCCCTTGGTGGATGTGGTGCCGTTGCAGATCTTCGCCATGGATATGGCCAAGCTCAAGGGCTACGACGTGGACAAGCCGCGCAACCTCGCCAAGTCCGTCACAGTCGAGTAA
- a CDS encoding LacI family DNA-binding transcriptional regulator, with protein sequence MERTSQASLQDVAKEAGVSAQTVSRVANGSDAVRPQTRQRVQMAMKKLGYRPNYAARALKHGRFNDIGVVLFDLTSYGNARILNGIATTADDNDYSVTVQTMKHGPERTLKTAIERMKQQPVDGVIVVLEEMIIDFTTFTPPKELPVVLVTEGPSDNCPTIDADQYGCSTAIVDFLLSKGHRTVYHICGPSSSRAAESRLKGWSDALEQVGARVPSMYVGDWEADSGYQAGLALAHDPECTAVYAANDQMAYGVICGLEAAGKRVPEDVSVIGVDDSLVGMVPRLNLTTMRMRFDRIGSEAFAMIRRQCEGEKVPVGVKTVIPPELVERGSVRDISA encoded by the coding sequence ATGGAACGTACATCACAGGCCTCACTGCAGGATGTCGCCAAAGAGGCCGGAGTCTCCGCGCAGACCGTGTCCCGCGTGGCCAACGGCAGCGACGCGGTGCGCCCCCAGACCCGACAACGCGTGCAGATGGCCATGAAGAAACTGGGGTACCGCCCCAACTATGCCGCCCGCGCACTCAAACATGGGCGTTTCAACGACATCGGAGTCGTACTGTTTGACCTGACCTCCTATGGCAACGCTCGTATTCTCAACGGCATCGCCACCACCGCCGACGACAACGACTATTCGGTCACCGTGCAGACCATGAAGCACGGACCGGAGCGCACGCTCAAAACAGCCATCGAACGCATGAAGCAGCAGCCGGTGGATGGCGTGATCGTGGTGCTGGAGGAGATGATCATCGATTTCACCACCTTCACACCTCCCAAGGAACTGCCGGTCGTGCTGGTCACCGAGGGCCCGTCCGACAACTGCCCAACCATCGATGCCGACCAGTATGGCTGCTCCACCGCGATCGTCGATTTCCTGCTGAGCAAAGGCCACCGCACGGTCTACCACATCTGCGGCCCCTCATCCTCACGCGCGGCCGAAAGCCGCCTCAAAGGCTGGAGTGACGCGCTCGAACAGGTCGGAGCGCGTGTGCCGTCGATGTATGTGGGCGATTGGGAGGCCGACAGCGGATACCAGGCCGGCCTCGCCCTGGCCCATGATCCCGAATGCACGGCGGTCTACGCCGCCAACGATCAGATGGCCTACGGGGTGATCTGCGGATTGGAGGCCGCCGGCAAACGCGTGCCGGAGGATGTGAGTGTGATCGGCGTCGACGATTCGCTGGTCGGCATGGTGCCCCGCCTCAATCTCACCACCATGCGCATGCGCTTCGACCGTATCGGCAGTGAGGCTTTCGCCATGATCCGCCGCCAATGCGAAGGCGAGAAGGTGCCCGTCGGCGTCAAAACGGTGATTCCGCCCGAACTCGTCGAACGCGGATCCGTACGCGACATCAGCGCCTAG
- a CDS encoding beta-galactosidase: MAERTRFQWPQPLEGQQPRIWYGGDYNPDQWPEEVWDEDIELMRRAGVNFVSVGIFSWAKLEPEEGVYDFDWLDRVIDKLGKAGVAVDLASGTASPPMWLTQAHPEVLWVNDRGEVCQPGARQHYRPTSPVYREYALRLCRAMAEHYKDNPYVVAWHINNEYGCHNRFDYSEDAERAFREWCEKRYGTIDAVNDAWGTAFWAQRMNDFSEIIPPRYIGDGNFMNPGKLLDWKRFSSDALLDLYRAERDAVQEIAPRPQTTNFMVSAGGTGLDYDKWGYDVDFVSNDHYFSPGEAHLDELAYSASLCDGIARKQPWFLMEHSTSAVNWRPINYRCEPGELVRDSLAHLAMGADAICYFQWRQSKAGAEKWHSSMVPHAGADSQVFRDVCELGADLNLLADQGLLGTALVKSKVALVFDYESQWGTEHTATPSQQVRHWTEPLDWFRALADNGLTADVVPVRGDWDQYEAVVLPSLYILSEGTSRRVRDYVANGGKLFVTYYTGLADEKDHIWLGGYPGSIRDVVGVRVEEFVPLGTDQPGAMASLRLSNGTEAHDFADVIASVDGSTRVLATFQADSWTGMNGAPAITVNACGDGKAVYVGARLGREGLAKTLPTLLEELGIAADGPDCGKVLRVERADESGERRFVFLFNRTHETVKVDVEGEPMVASLAQVDEASGTAEISPNGVLVLKR, translated from the coding sequence ATGGCAGAACGCACACGATTCCAATGGCCTCAGCCGCTTGAAGGGCAGCAGCCCCGCATCTGGTACGGCGGCGACTACAACCCCGACCAGTGGCCGGAGGAGGTCTGGGACGAGGACATCGAGCTGATGCGTCGGGCCGGGGTCAATTTCGTCTCCGTCGGCATTTTCTCGTGGGCCAAACTCGAACCGGAAGAAGGCGTCTACGACTTCGACTGGCTCGACCGTGTGATCGACAAGCTCGGCAAGGCGGGCGTCGCCGTCGACCTCGCCTCGGGCACCGCCTCGCCGCCGATGTGGCTCACCCAGGCCCATCCGGAGGTGCTGTGGGTCAACGACCGCGGCGAAGTCTGCCAGCCGGGTGCGCGCCAGCATTACCGCCCCACCAGCCCGGTGTACCGCGAGTACGCGCTGCGCCTATGCCGCGCCATGGCCGAACATTACAAGGACAATCCTTATGTGGTGGCCTGGCATATCAACAACGAATACGGCTGCCACAACCGGTTCGACTACTCCGAGGACGCCGAGCGCGCCTTCCGTGAGTGGTGCGAGAAGCGCTACGGCACCATCGACGCGGTGAACGACGCCTGGGGCACCGCGTTCTGGGCGCAGCGCATGAACGATTTCTCCGAAATCATCCCGCCGCGCTACATCGGCGACGGCAACTTCATGAACCCCGGCAAACTGCTCGATTGGAAGCGTTTCAGCTCCGACGCGCTGCTCGACCTGTACCGCGCCGAACGTGACGCGGTGCAGGAAATCGCACCCCGCCCGCAGACCACGAACTTCATGGTCTCCGCGGGCGGCACCGGCCTTGACTACGACAAGTGGGGCTACGACGTCGACTTCGTCTCCAACGACCACTACTTCTCTCCCGGCGAGGCGCATCTCGACGAGCTGGCGTACTCCGCCTCCCTATGCGACGGCATCGCCCGCAAGCAGCCGTGGTTCCTGATGGAGCACTCCACCTCCGCGGTGAACTGGCGGCCGATCAACTACCGTTGCGAACCCGGCGAGCTGGTGCGCGACTCTCTGGCGCATCTGGCCATGGGCGCGGACGCGATCTGCTACTTCCAGTGGCGGCAGTCCAAGGCGGGCGCGGAGAAGTGGCATTCCTCGATGGTGCCGCACGCCGGTGCCGACTCGCAGGTGTTCCGCGACGTGTGCGAATTGGGCGCCGACCTGAACCTGCTTGCCGACCAGGGTCTGCTTGGCACCGCATTGGTCAAATCCAAGGTCGCGCTGGTGTTCGACTACGAATCGCAGTGGGGCACCGAACACACCGCCACCCCCAGCCAGCAGGTGCGTCACTGGACCGAGCCGCTCGACTGGTTCCGCGCGCTGGCCGACAACGGCCTGACCGCCGACGTGGTGCCGGTGCGGGGCGATTGGGACCAGTATGAGGCCGTGGTGCTGCCCAGCCTGTACATCCTCTCCGAGGGGACCTCGCGTCGTGTGCGCGACTATGTGGCCAACGGCGGCAAGCTGTTCGTGACCTATTACACCGGTTTGGCTGACGAGAAGGACCACATCTGGCTGGGCGGGTATCCCGGTTCCATCCGCGATGTGGTCGGCGTGCGCGTCGAGGAGTTCGTGCCGTTGGGCACGGACCAGCCGGGCGCGATGGCAAGCCTGAGGCTGAGCAATGGCACCGAAGCGCATGATTTCGCCGATGTGATCGCGTCTGTGGACGGGTCGACGCGTGTGCTCGCCACCTTCCAGGCCGATTCGTGGACCGGTATGAACGGCGCTCCCGCGATCACCGTCAACGCGTGCGGCGACGGCAAGGCCGTGTACGTCGGTGCCCGCCTGGGCCGTGAGGGCCTGGCCAAAACCCTGCCGACGCTGCTGGAAGAGCTGGGCATCGCCGCCGACGGTCCCGACTGCGGCAAGGTGTTGCGCGTGGAGCGAGCGGACGAAAGCGGCGAGCGTCGCTTCGTCTTCCTGTTCAACCGCACCCACGAGACGGTGAAGGTCGATGTCGAAGGCGAGCCGATGGTCGCCTCTCTGGCGCAAGTCGACGAAGCCTCCGGCACCGCCGAGATCTCACCCAACGGCGTGCTGGTGCTCAAGCGCTGA